Genomic window (Nitrospirota bacterium):
CGGCCTGTGATACGCTGTTTTCATAAAAGAATCATACTGGTCTTTATGGCACTGCCCGCATGCCTCCCATGAAGTGTCCGTAACAGGCCTGGTATCCGGTGACTGAACTTCTGCCTGCAAATGTTTATCCAGCCCCTTGTGGCAGTTTGCGCAATTTACCTTGGAATGTTTTCCCAGAGAGTGAAGCTCTTTAATCTGGTCGTGGCATTCATAGCATGTCCCAACCTTTACATCCTTCTCTTTTTGGACTGACTTCCCTGCGGCCGCCTTCTCATACTGTGCTTCGACGCCCGTATGATAAAAGCCGATTGTCATAACAAGCGCAAAGACCGCCGCAAACATTAAATAATGTTTTTGACTCATAACCCGTACCTCCTTTTAAAGAAAAAATGCAATTTGTCTTACTTTTGATGCCCCTATTTAAAATAATCTTACAATAAAATACAGAATTGTAAAGGAGACGGGTATGATATAGATCATAAAACAAGCAAGATGTTTTAATAATGGAATAAAATGGCGAGGTTTCGTGAAGGGAAACTACAATTCAATCCCTGTGATACTCGTTCTGCGCGGAAGAAACACCTTTAATAAGAACCGCTTTAAAAGCACTTACGGCTTTTTCGACTGTTTCTCTAAGCATCCTCGACTCGCTTTTGGGAAAGGGCCTCAGTACATAATCTTCCACCGGAATCCTGGCAGGCCTCCCTATCCCTATCCTCAGCCTGATAAAATCTCCCGTGCCGAGAGCATCCATTATCGAGCCGATGCCTTTGTGGCCACCTGAAGAGCCTGACTCTTTTATCCTGATAACACCCTTCGCAAGGTCGAGATCATCGTGAATAACGATTATTTTATCAATGCCGCTGAAACGGGCAAGCGCGCTCTTTACCGCGCCGCCGCTCCTGTTCATAAAAGTAAGGGGCTTTATCAGAAGAGCCTCTTCGCCCCCGATAACGCCCCGTCCGTAAGCATAACTTTCGGTTTTATTTTTTATTTTTACGGATGAGCCCGCGGCAAGCGCATCCACAATAATAAAGCCGATATTGTGCCTTGAGTTCTCATACTTCTGCCCCGGGTTCCCCAGGCCGACGACCAGCCACATAGCAGGAAATTAATCTTTCTCCGCCTTCGTCTTCTCCTTATCCTCGCCCTCAGCGGCCTTGCCTTTAGCCTTAAGCACCTCAGGCTCCTTGACCTCTTCT
Coding sequences:
- a CDS encoding aminoacyl-tRNA hydrolase; this encodes MWLVVGLGNPGQKYENSRHNIGFIIVDALAAGSSVKIKNKTESYAYGRGVIGGEEALLIKPLTFMNRSGGAVKSALARFSGIDKIIVIHDDLDLAKGVIRIKESGSSGGHKGIGSIMDALGTGDFIRLRIGIGRPARIPVEDYVLRPFPKSESRMLRETVEKAVSAFKAVLIKGVSSAQNEYHRD